The following are encoded in a window of Dioscorea cayenensis subsp. rotundata cultivar TDr96_F1 chromosome 16, TDr96_F1_v2_PseudoChromosome.rev07_lg8_w22 25.fasta, whole genome shotgun sequence genomic DNA:
- the LOC120279240 gene encoding scarecrow-like protein 6, translating into MKGMPFNLQTKGVGEEEVGGAIGGGGGRGGARGALLLTGVKRSRGELEPRSVLDHRRSPSPPTSTSTLSSSLGGGVASSDHPPDVFPSEISEKVTILHTTTSAAAASATDDWDCLLADPSSTTQEQTFLRWIMSDDPSSSSLLEPSFSFDPLPSFSTTTTTTTTASSSPPPPPPPPPPPLFFPESMEEKPILFSPSQTPSFFHRPVKPKLADELQQSLLDQLFNAAELVEAGNLVGARGILARLNHQLPSSPFGKPLIRTSFYFRDALNLLLLSPSPPPPPLSTPLDVVLKLSAFKAFSEVSPILQFTNFTSIQALLEELAGSPRIHIIDFDIGVGGQWSSFMQELAQRRRSGASSPSLKITAFISPNSSYHPLELHLTRENLSQFAAELHIQFEFNAMNLESFDPVSILAMSQEEAIAVNLPVSSSLGPSISTIFRLVKQLSPKIVISVDHGCDRSELSFSRHFLHCFQSSMVLLDSIDAAGTTPEVAHKIERFLLQPRIESAVLGRHRFVEKMLTWRSLFVSTGFVPLPFSNFTETQAECLLKRVQVRGFHVEKRQSSLYLYWQRGELVSVSAWRC; encoded by the coding sequence ATGAAGGGGATGCCCTTCAATCTCCAGACAAAAggggttggagaagaagaagtaggaGGTGCcattggaggaggaggaggaagaggaggagctCGAGGAGCTCTTCTTCTCACTGGAGTTAAGAGAAGCAGAGGAGAGTTAGAGCCAAGATCGGTGCTGGATCACCGGAGAAGTCCTAGTCCTCCAACCTCCACTTCCACACTGTCTTCCTCTCTCGGAGGTGGCGTTGCCTCCTCCGACCACCCTCCTGATGTATTCCCTTCCGAAATCTCCGAGAAAGTCACCATCTTGCACACCACCACCTCCGCCGCCGCTGCCTCCGCCACCGACGACTGGGATTGCCTCCTCGCTGACCCCTCCTCCACCACCCAAGAACAAACCTTTCTCCGTTGGATCATGTCCGACGACCCTTCGTCCTCCTCCCTTCTCGAGCCCTCCTTCTCCTTCGACCCTTTACCCTCCTTttcaaccaccaccaccaccaccaccaccgcctCCTCCTCCCCTCCTCCCCCaccaccgccgccgccgccaccacTCTTCTTCCCGGAATCCATGGAAGAGAAACCAATCCTTTTCTCTCCCTCCCAAACCCCCTCCTTTTTCCACCGTCCTGTGAAACCAAAGCTTGCCGACGAGCTCCAGCAATCACTTCTCGACCAGCTCTTCAACGCTGCCGAGCTCGTCGAGGCCGGCAATCTCGTCGGTGCGCGTGGGATATTGGCGCGGCTCAATCACCAactcccttcttctcctttcgGTAAACCACTAATCCGCACCTCCTTCTACTTCCGTGACGCCCtcaacctcctcctcctctccccTTCCCCTCCCCCTCCCCCTCTCTCCACCCCTCTCGACGTCGTCCTCAAGCTCAGCGCCTTCAAGGCCTTCTCTGAAGTCTCCCCCATCCTCCAATTCACCAACTTCACCTCCATCCAAGCTCTCCTCGAAGAGCTCGCCGGCTCTCCCCGCATCCACATCATCGACTTCGACATCGGCGTCGGCGGTCAGTGGTCTTCTTTCATGCAAGAGCTCGCTCAACGCCGCCGCTCCGGCGCCTCCTCCCCATCTCTCAAAATCACAGCTTTCATCTCCCCCAACTCCTCTTACCATCCTCTCGAACTCCATCTCACTCGCGAGAACCTCTCCCAGTTCGCCGCTGAGCTCCATATCCAGTTCGAGTTCAATGCCATGAATCTCGAAAGCTTTGATCCTGTTTCCATTCTCGCAATGTCTCAAGAGGAAGCAATTGCTGTCAACTTGCCTGTCAGCTCCTCTCTCGGTCCATCAATCTCCACCATTTTCCGGCTTGTCAAGCAGCTCTCCCCCAAGATTGTCATCTCCGTCGACCATGGTTGTGATCGCAGTGAACTCTCATTCTCCCGCCATTTCCTTCATTGCTTCCAATCAAGCATGGTTCTTTTGGACTCCATTGATGCAGCTGGAACCACCCCTGAAGTTGCCCATAAGATCGAACGCTTTTTGCTTCAGCCGAGGATCGAGAGTGCTGTGCTTGGTCGACATCGTTTCGTAGAAAAAATGCTAACTTGGCGTTCCCTATTTGTATCCACTGGCTTTGTGCCATTGCCATTCAGTAATTTTACTGAAACTCAAGCTGAGTGTCTGCTCAAAAGGGTGCAGGTTCGAGGATTTCATGTCGAAAAGCGGCAATCTTCACTCTATCTGTATTGGCAGCGCGGCGAGCTTGTGTCTGTATCGGCTTGGAGGTGCTGA